A single Candidatus Krumholzibacteriota bacterium DNA region contains:
- the hutU gene encoding urocanate hydratase, with amino-acid sequence MTSKEIRAPRGATISCKGWFQEAALRMLMNNLDPENAENPAELVVYGGRGKAARNWDCYEKIVETLRNLENDETMLVQSGKPVAVFRTHELAPRVLIANSLLVPKWATWEHFWELESKGLMMYGQMTAGSWMYIGTQGILQGTYETFAACAKKHFGGDLAGRFVLSGGLGGMSGAQPLAVTMNNGACLIVEVDPERIRRRLETRYLDEMETDLDAALAKVLAAKEERRPLSVGLVGNAADVFPELARRGVVPDVVTDQTSAHDPLNGYVPRGYDVAEAAELRRVDPDRYIAEAIESIVEHVRAMIDLKKKGAAVFDYGNNIRGQAEKGGLVNAFDFPGFVPAYIRPMFCIGKGPFRWIALSGKPEDIHRTDDLALEMFPENESLCRWIRMARERVAFQGLPSRICWLSYGERKAFGLAMHDLVASGEISAPIVIGRDHLDGGSVASPYRETEAMRDGSDAVADWPILNALLNTACGAAWVSVHHGGGVGMGLSIHAGLAVVADGTPGGREKVARCLECDPGTAVARHADAGYEIAVEKAKDAGLHIPMLGD; translated from the coding sequence ATGACGTCGAAAGAGATCCGGGCGCCGCGGGGCGCCACCATCAGCTGCAAGGGCTGGTTCCAGGAGGCCGCGCTGCGGATGCTCATGAACAACCTCGATCCCGAGAACGCCGAGAACCCGGCGGAGCTCGTCGTCTACGGCGGGCGGGGGAAGGCCGCGCGGAACTGGGACTGCTACGAAAAGATCGTCGAGACGCTGCGGAACCTGGAGAACGACGAGACGATGCTCGTCCAGTCGGGAAAGCCGGTGGCCGTCTTCCGCACCCACGAGCTCGCGCCGCGCGTCCTCATCGCCAACTCGCTCCTCGTGCCGAAGTGGGCGACCTGGGAGCATTTCTGGGAGCTCGAGAGCAAGGGGCTGATGATGTACGGCCAGATGACGGCCGGCTCGTGGATGTACATCGGCACCCAGGGGATCCTCCAGGGCACCTACGAGACCTTCGCCGCATGCGCGAAGAAGCATTTCGGCGGCGATCTCGCGGGCCGGTTCGTCCTTTCCGGCGGGCTCGGCGGGATGAGCGGGGCGCAGCCGCTCGCCGTCACGATGAACAACGGCGCTTGCCTGATCGTCGAGGTCGATCCCGAGCGGATCAGGCGACGCCTCGAGACGCGCTACCTCGACGAGATGGAGACCGATCTCGATGCCGCCCTCGCGAAGGTCCTCGCCGCGAAAGAGGAGCGGCGGCCGCTTTCGGTCGGACTCGTGGGCAACGCGGCGGACGTTTTCCCCGAGCTGGCGAGGCGCGGCGTCGTTCCCGACGTCGTCACCGACCAGACCTCGGCGCACGATCCCCTCAACGGCTACGTTCCCCGCGGCTACGACGTCGCCGAAGCGGCCGAACTGCGCCGCGTCGATCCGGACCGCTACATCGCCGAGGCGATCGAGTCGATCGTCGAGCACGTCCGCGCGATGATCGATCTGAAAAAGAAGGGGGCCGCGGTCTTCGATTACGGCAACAACATCCGCGGCCAGGCCGAGAAGGGCGGGCTCGTGAACGCCTTCGACTTTCCCGGCTTCGTGCCGGCCTACATCCGGCCGATGTTCTGCATCGGCAAGGGCCCCTTCCGCTGGATCGCCCTCTCGGGCAAGCCGGAGGACATCCATCGCACCGACGACCTCGCCCTCGAGATGTTCCCGGAGAACGAGTCGCTCTGCCGCTGGATCAGGATGGCGCGCGAGCGGGTCGCCTTCCAGGGGCTGCCGTCCAGGATCTGCTGGCTGAGCTACGGGGAGCGGAAGGCCTTCGGCCTGGCCATGCACGACCTCGTCGCCTCGGGGGAGATCTCGGCGCCGATCGTGATCGGCCGCGACCACCTCGACGGCGGCTCGGTCGCCTCCCCCTACCGGGAGACCGAGGCGATGCGCGACGGATCGGACGCCGTCGCCGACTGGCCGATACTCAACGCGCTCCTCAACACGGCCTGCGGCGCGGCGTGGGTCTCTGTCCATCACGGCGGGGGAGTCGGCATGGGACTTTCCATCCACGCGGGACTCGCCGTCGTCGCCGACGGGACGCCCGGGGGTCGCGAGAAAGTGGCCCGTTGCCTCGAATGTGACCCTGGCACAGCAGTTGCAAGACACGCCGATGCAGGCTACGAGATAGCCGTTGAAAAAGCGAAGGATGCAGGGCTTCACATCCCGATGTTGGGCGACTGA